The Solanum lycopersicum chromosome 9, SLM_r2.1 genome window below encodes:
- the LOC104649296 gene encoding uncharacterized protein — MPRSVRDRLRDQFSRLEQGSMTVSEYEARFHELSRHATMILPIEGERVRCFVRGLRYRLRVDTEHMVSAGRSFLDVVDHARSMEHIHREAQGSSDKRARYQGSYSESQTRGRDSYDRPRQRFQQGRSASGCYDCGALDHWSRECPRRGRGAIVPAPPTSKPVSAVSSSARGGGQIQDRQESRQGTRGGARGGRSGGRPGAPGRGAQGHFYAAPTRAAAEASDDVISGTLFLCHQPATVLFDPGSTFSYVSIYFAPRLGMRSESVAEPVHVSTSIGEFLVVDQVLRSCLVTIQGYDTRADLIMLDMIDFDVILGMDWLSPYHVVLDCYAKTVTLSMPGVPPVLWQAAYSHTPTGIISFIRARRLVASGCLAYLAHIRDVSREGPSVDSVPVVREYADVFPTDLPSLPPERDIDFAIDLEPSTRPISIPPYWMAPAELRELSVQLKDLLEKGFIRPSVSPWGALFCL; from the exons ATGCCACGGAGCGTTAGAGATAGGCTTCGTGATCAGTTCTCAAGATTGGAGCAGGGATCTATGACCGTTTCAGAGTATGAGGCGAGGTTCCATGAGTTGTCTCGCCATGCTACTATGATCCTGCccatagagggagagagagttCGTTGTTTTGTACGTGGGTTGCGATACCGTTTGAGGGTTGACACAGAGCATATGGTTTCAGCTGGCCGTTCTTTTCTTGATGTGGTCGATCATGCCCGATCCATGGAGCATATTCATCGTGAGGCTCAAGGGAGCAGCGATAAGAGGGCACGCTACCAGGGCAGCTATAGCGAGTCGCAGACTAGGGGGAGGGACTCATATGATAGGCCACGTCAGAGGTTCCAGCAAG GGCGTTCAGCTTCAGGGTGTTATGATTGTGGTGCTCTTGACCATTGGTCTAGAGAATGCCCCCGACGAGGTCGGGGGGCGATTGTACCAGCTCCACCTACTTCTAAACCAGTTTCAGCCGTGTCTTCTTCGGCTAGAGGAGGTGGTCAGATTCAGGACCGTCAAGAGAGTCGACAGGGTACCAGGGGTGGAGCTCGGGGAGGTAGGTCAGGTGGTAGACCGGGTGCACCAGGTAGAGGTGCTCAGGGCCATTTCTATGCTGCCCCGACAAGGGCGGCGGCTGAGGCATCTGACGATGTCATCTCAGGTACGCTCTTCTTGTGCCATCAGCCTGCTAcagtattatttgatccagggTCCACATTCTcgtatgtatctatttattttgcTCCCCGATTGGGTATGAGGTCCGAGTCTGTGGCAGAGCCGGTTCATGTTTCGACCTCGATAGGTGAGTTCTTAGTAGTGGATCAAGTATTGCGATCTTGCTTAGTGACTATCCAGGGTTATGATACTAGAGCTGATCTTATTATGCTAgatatgattgattttgatgtgattttggGCATGGACTGGTTATCCCCATATCATGTGGTCTTGGATTGCTATGCCAAGACTGTTACCTTATCCATGCCTGGTGTTCCCCCGGTATTGTGGCAGGCTGCTTATAGTCACACACCGACGGGGATAATCTCTTTTATTCGAGCTAGGCGGTTGGTTGCTTCTGGGTGTTTAGCGTATTTGGCCCACATCAGAGATGTGAGTAGGGAGGGCCCTTCAGTTGACTCAGTTCCTGTGGTTAGAGAGTATGCAgatgtgttccctacagatcTACCTAGCCTACCCCCAGAGCGTGACATTGATTTTGCTATAGATTTGGAGCCCAGCACTCGTCCTATTTCTATTCCGCCTTATTGGATGGCTCCTGCAGAGCTTAGAGAGCTCAGTGTTCAGTTAAAGGACCTCTTAGAAAAGGGGTTCATTCGTCCGAGTGTGTCGCCTTGGGGTGCTCTGTtctgtttgtga